Proteins encoded within one genomic window of Platichthys flesus chromosome 13, fPlaFle2.1, whole genome shotgun sequence:
- the cmss1 gene encoding protein CMSS1, producing MGDDLGDEWWQHEDASEAEQEEVTEQEIPPTDKIITKTKPEKRKTITETTDKAKKKKQIEESQCVIPQKTETEDEKSIKPKKKRKKKKKTITDVLATSEPKPGCAADLQSMVSLYFSDKRSVIEQEELTLQDSCFLSSNDLTHTLSSYLKLVCPKWAKIQKQHTEKSSVILLIVCSSALRAIELIKQLTTFKGETKAMKLFAKHIKIEEQVNLLQKGVTHIGVGTPGRISALIEKDGLTLKSLRYVVLDWNLRDQKLRRMVDIPEIKLDFMKLLEGGILTGCREGKFKIGLF from the exons ATGCATCTGAggcggagcaggaggaggtgacggaACAAGAAATACCTCCGACAGACAAAATTATCACAAAGACAAAACCAGAGAAAAGGAAAACGATAACTGAGACTACAGATAAAGctaagaagaagaaacagattgAAGAG AGTCAGTGTGTAATCCCTCAAAAGACAGAGACTGAGGATGAGAAGTCAATTAAACCcaagaaaaagaggaag aagaagaagaagaccatCACAGACGTGTTGGCCACCTCTGAGCCGAAGCCGGGCTGTGCGGCGGACCTGCAAAGCATGGTCTCTCTCTACTTCTCAGACAAGCGCTCTGTGATCGAACAGGAGGAGCTGACCCTCCAGG ACTCCTGCTTCCTGTCCAGTAACGACTTGACGCACACCCTCTCCTCTTACCTCAAACTTG TTTGTCccaaatgggcaaagattcagAAGCAGCACACTGAGAAGAGCTCTGTGATCCTGCTCATCGTCTGTAGCTCTGCTCTCCGAGCCATTGAGCTCATCAA GCAGCTGACCACATTCAAGGGTGAAACCAAAGCAATGAAACTGTTTGCAAAACATATCAAG ATTGAGGAGCAGGTGAACCTGCTGCAGAAAGGCGTCACACACATTGGCGTGGGGACACCAGGCAGAATCAGTGCTCTCATCGAGAAAG ATGGTTTGACCCTGAAGTCACTGAGGTACGTGGTTCTGGACTGGAACTTGAGGGACCAGAAGCTCAGGAGGATGGTCGACATTCCTGAG atcaAACTTGACTTCATGAAGCTGCTGGAGGGCGGCATTCTGACTGGCTGCAGAGAAGGCAAATTCAAGATTGGACTTTTTTAA